Proteins encoded within one genomic window of Xiphophorus maculatus strain JP 163 A chromosome 11, X_maculatus-5.0-male, whole genome shotgun sequence:
- the ube2b gene encoding ubiquitin-conjugating enzyme E2 B encodes MSTPARRRLMRDFKRLQEDPPTGVSGAPSENNIMLWNAVIFGPVGTPFEDGTFKLLIEFSEEYPNKPPTVRFVSKMFHPNVYADGSICLDILQNRWSPTYDVSSILTSIQSLLDEPNPNSPANSQAAQLYQENKREYEKRVTAIVEQSWVDG; translated from the exons ATGTCTACGCCCGCAAGGAGACGGCTAATGAGGGATTTTAAAAG ACTTCAGGAAGACCCTCCCACCGGTGTGAGCGGAGCGCCGTCTGAGaacaacatcatgctgtggaacGCTGTTATTTTTGG GCCTGTGGGGACGCCATTCGAAGATG GAACATTTAAGCTGCTGATAGAGTTTTCAGAGGAGTATCCCAACAAGCCCCCCACGGTTCGGTTCGTCTCCAAAATGTTTCATCCAAATG TTTATGCTGACGGCAGTATATGTTTAGACATTCTCCAGAATCGCTGGAGCCCAACGTACGACGTGTCGTCCATACTCACGTCCATCCAG TCGTTGCTTGATGAGCCGAACCCCAACAGCCCGGCGAACAGCCAGGCGGCGCAGCTCTACCAGGAAAACAAGAGGGAGTACGAGAAGCGGGTAACGGCCATCGTGGAGCAGAGCTGGGTGGACGGCTGA